DNA sequence from the Vicia villosa cultivar HV-30 ecotype Madison, WI linkage group LG3, Vvil1.0, whole genome shotgun sequence genome:
CTAGGTGGACGTCCAGGAGCGTCTTGTGTCAAGTAAGGGTGTGACACGTTATAGAACTAAGTCATGTAACTTTCAACATAACTCCACTGAGATGTGACTTCATGACTCCGATACTCCAACGGTACTAGAGGACTCTCAAAATCTACCAGAATGTCAACTAGCTCTCTACAGACAATATTGATAGGAGCAGCCTAGAGCGGAAACCTCAAAATGTTATGCATGTACTCAAACTGCGACATGTTCCGGGTCAACTTAGAAAGAAACTGGATAAAAAGGAGAATTGATGATACATGTAGGGCATCACTTCACTGGTGGTTACAAGTTGTATGACTGTGATTAGCCGAAATGTCGTTTTTAACGAAATTAGAGAGTTGCAACATCCTGTAACCGATTACTAGAAAGATGATCCTTATGGTTACGCtaaaggtctttaaatacagaaaATAAAGAAACTCTAAGGAGCCTTATGGACCTTtaatccaaaataaaaaataaataaataaaacaaataaaacagaaATTGTTGAAATTGTGCAAAATAGTAAAATGTTATTTTCGGGCCTGAAACGAACTTGAATGGTTTAAAAACCCATAGGTCACAAAAAATGGATGTTGGACTCGCGGACCAATTccctttttgaaaaattataataGGAGTCATTCAAACATTGGACGCTAAACTTTAGTTAATTTTGCTGAACCGTTCTGACGCGCGGGTTCTTCTTTAATATGCAAAATCAGTCTTCTTACATCAAAAAATTGTATTCATTGATATATTCGTAAGAAAATCCAATCTATAATTGACAACAATATCTACAAGTAAATCTGCTTCTAtatccgcaggtattcctgcatATTTAACAAAAGATAGCTTCATTATTAATTGAACTAAGTGGAGAAGTATTTTTTGCCAAACTTTCCTCTCTTATATCCGCAAGTATTGCCCGATATTATTAATTACTTTGAAAAACTTGCAGGAATATTAAAAAATCTATAACACTATTCtcttcaataaaaaaattctataacACTATTCtcttcaataaaaaaattctataacactattcaatacaaaaacaaaaatgtaGCAATAGCATATGTAAAAAGTCCGACAGTAGCCATAGAAAATCCATAACCACAGCACTAAAAAGTCTAAAAATAGCtgttaaaagttaattttttaattatttttactgtAGTTAAACTTGTAATTTCTTAATAATATTATACACTATCGGAATAAACTAATTTTACACTATAATCTAATAAAATTATAACATTTTATCATGATATAttagtatttttaaattaaattagtcgGATATACAGCtctgattttttttctctctaatAGTTCAGTTTGGATTCCATGTAACTGAGTCACGTTAATattttaaaactgaaacaaataaattaaattaagaaaatgttaaacagattaaaaaaaatatataaccaAAAAACACGAGAACCACGAGGAGCAAGTCATTCTGGAGGTTCAAGTATTCAAAATGCATACATGTTTTATGGGGCGCATagatatataaaacaaaatatttttgttttaacaggAAACagcaatattaatatatttaataaacagGATAAATCACGCAATTCGTCGAACCAAATGGACAATATCAATAAGAGTATAATTATATAATAGTATTATTAATATAATCACGATGCTGCATGATAATAAACTATGCATATGTCTTTATCTCTGCATGGGCACTAGCTGCTGttgggattttgaaaatcttttcttACCTGACCTCAACTTGCTTTATTaattaatgtttatttttttaataataaatataatattgtcTCTCAATTATTTAGTTTTacgtttaattattataatattattccaCCAGTCTCTATTTATAAGATTGAGAGGAGGGGAGTTTGTATATGCAGTTTCACAAATATGAAGAGATTGGCAATCAATCAATTGTCAGCATTAGTAGTAGTGATACTAGTTGTGATAGGATCATCAAGATGGTGCTTAGCGGATAAAGCGCAATGCGGATCACAAGCTGGTGGTGCATTGTGTCCTAATCAATTATGTTGCAGTGCATGGGGCTTTTGCGGATCAACCCCAATCTACTGCGGCGATGGTTGCCAGAGTCAATGTCCCGGAACCAGCCCTTCTCCACCACCTCTACCTCCATCTCCTCCTCCACCACCACCGTCTcctccacctcctcctcctcgtcCTCCTCTTCCAGAAGAGTATCTCATCTCTAGAAAAGATTTCAACGAGATGCTCAAGAATCGAGACGACAATAGATGTGAAGGGAAAGGATTTTACACATATGGAGCTTTTATTGAAGCTGCCATCTCTTTCCCCAAGTTCGGCAATGAAGGATATAGGGAAGATAGTAAAAAAAGAGAGATTGCTGCTTTCTTTGGTCAAACTTCATTTGAAACAATTGCTGATGTTGATCTAGAAGACGAGACATACCCAGTCGAATGGGGATATTGTTTTGTGAGGCAAAAGAATCCAACCAAGAACTATTGTGAACCAAGCTCTGAATTCCCATGTGCTTCCGGAAAGGACTACTACGGTAGAGGTCCTTTCCAGATACGTGGGAATGAAGTATACGGAAAGTGTGGAAAAGAAATCGGTGTTGATTTGCTTAATAACCCAGATCTTGTAGCGACTGACCCTGTTGTATCATTCAAGACCGCTATATGGTTTTGGATGACACCTCCTCTGCCATTATATGGCCAATATTTACCATCTAGCCACGATGTTATGGCCATTATATGGACCCCTTCTAGTCTTGATCTTTCGCTAGGGAGGTTTCCAGGATATGGGATGACTACGTTTGTGGTGACTCATGCCCAGCAAATTTATGACGAATGTGGACTTGGGTACATCACTGTACGTGAGTATTGTAGGATTCTATTTTTTGGAAGATATTGTGACATACTTGGAGTTGATTATGGAGTTAGTCATGGAGATGAAGTTTCATGTATGACTTCCAAAACACAATCCCTCATTGGCTCCACCTAGCTTATCAAGTCATGTTTCCAAGTACATCTCTTTCTATACACATTTATTAATAATGTGGATTGTTTTCCTAAGTGTTATTTGGGTGTAATACGTTTGTATTATCATCACATTTGTCTTAATTACTATCGTCAATAAAAGTTACTCTCTTCATTTTCCTTCTATTTCTAtcctttgttgtctttgtttttTCTACTTATTTATTTAAGGTTAAATTACTTCCAGAGTCCTTTAACTTATTTAATTGTAATAGTTTGATCCTTCATGTTATTTTCGCTATAACTAGGTCCTTTATGTTATCAAATGTGCACACTGTTATCCTTTTTTAACAGAGAAAATGTGCTAATTGTGGATGCAATTATATTGAGTGGTATAAAAACGATGAAATGCAACCAAAAATACAACAATCAACATTTTTAAAtgtttaaaatgagagaaaaagtGGGCAAAAATCACCCAAAAGGACCAAATTGTTACAAACAAAACTTGAAGGTCCAAattattacaattaaataacttaaaggatccCGAGAATAATTTAGTCTTTATTTAATATCTCTTCTCATCTAGtctattttcctttttaggataaataattaaaaatattatgaacaataaaacataaaataaaacaagaaGAGAAATCCCAAAGAACAACAAAATGCACTAACAAGTCCAACAAACacaaaaatcaaaacaataaataaattctCCACCAACTAGGAACCTTATCATGAAGGGAAAGAAAGGTCACTAGGAAGAGCATCAAGAATAATCCAGAAAAAAATTAGACCATCGGTCAGTCAACAGTAGAAAAGTACCAGAGTTACTTGTGAACCTTTCAAAGATACAATTAtcctttaaatataatttattgtttTTGGTATCTTACTTGATAAACAAGTAAGAACTTGTTAGTGTAAAGTTATATTTCTATAAAATTTGTTTGGTTTAGTTACACCAAGAattctttaagttattttattgtaatagattgGTCCTTTAAATTTTTTTCGTAACAACATGGTCCTTTAAGTTACCAAACATGTGCGTCATTAaccttttttaaaaattttgtttcaaaaatgaatatgTGGCATTAACGTGAGGGAGGTGTAAGTAACTCTTATGACATggaattttatattaaattagtaaTAGTAGACCTTTTGCAGAAATAACATCCCAAACTGAGAAGTGGTGAGTAAGGACACATAAAATCCTAAACAAGGACAACCGCATAAGGAAGGAAAGGAACTTAGGAACGAAGGAGGATCGGTATGCAAGTATGAACAAATAAGGGAGAAGAAGGATTCACATATATATCTAGGATTCAAACGATTGAATAACGAAGAATAACAAACCAGCGAAGGACTCGAACAATTGAGGTATGTTTTATTTTCCCTAATTTTATGGTTCTCATTTTAGGAATTGAAGGCAAGTGTTCAGATTGTATGTGATGGAAGTTTCAAATTGGAAGTGTGATGTTGATTGATGgagttattttgaaattttagttgTTGTTAAAGAAATGAGGTATTCGGGGGTACTTGAGATGTGGTACAATTTTGCTGGTACATTAAAGTCGCTAGAAAATAATGGTGCAATAGAAATTTTAAATTAGCCCAAGACTAATGGAAGGTATATTTATACATAGTCCACCCTATTTCCCAACCTGATGTAATAGAAGTAGTTGAAATCCAACCAATTGAAATCCAACCAACTGAACAACAAATTGAGTCCCTTCTTGAGATACTAACAAAATGCCAAAACTGTCCAAGATGCCCAAATATTAACAAAAACCCAAACTGACCATAATGAACAAAGTGATGACAATGCATTAGGGTGCCGATTTGACGACTCAAATGGTGAGGTATTAAATGATGGAATTGACGGGGTGTTTGTAGGAGTATGAGGGTTTGTTGTTGGCTAAAGTGATTAACCTAGGGATGAATTAGAAATGGATGAAACACATAAAGACAAAAAAAAGTAAGTATGGTAGACCAAAGAAAAAGAAGGCAAAATGAAGTTCCAAGAAGAAAAAAGGAAGACCCAAAAAAGAAAGGATGGATGAAGGAATTTATGTAGATAAAGAACCATCAAGTGAGGAAGATACACTTGATTTTGGATTTGTGGAAAGGAATAAAGGTAAAATGATAGATACAGTTTGTCAGTTTTAGATAATTTTGAAGATATAGAAACTGGTGAGGATATGAATGATGATTATTCTGATAAGGGTACAAAGGTAAAATACCTATCATTTATAATGCCTAAGAAGTCTTTTGACTATAAATTAGAATTGGATATTATGTTCTCAATAAGAGAGGAGTTCAAAGAAGCAATTACAAATTATGTTGTTTATAATGGTAGATATTTACGCTTTGTAAAGAATGATAAGACAAAGGTTAGAATGTATTGAAAGGAAGGGTGTAGATGAGCTTCATTATGTTCCAAATTGCTAAGTGAGGACACATGGCaactaataaaattaaatgacaatcaCACATGCAATATGTAGTTTAATTTTAGGATGTTTAACACTAAGTGACTTGGGAAGAGGTTTTACTCAACGGTTAGAGTTAATCCAATTGTAAAACTTACTGCAATATGTGAGAAAGTGCACGAGGAATACAATACTGGCATGAGTAGGATGAAAACTTATAGGGCACGGAAGGCATCACTTAATTTTGTTGAAGGGTCATTCAAGCATCAATATCTTAGATTGTATGACAACACATATGAGTTACTGAGATCAAATCCAAACAACACAATTAAGTTAAAAGTCCAACCAACTAAACAACAACCTGGGGAAAATGAACAACAACATGAAGACTATGTTACTAGACCATTATTGTTAAGTTTTCAGCAACTTTATATGTGCCTTGATAGTTGTAAGAGAAGTTTTCAAGTAAGTAGACCAATTATTGGATTTGATGAATGTTTTCTCAAGGGTCGTTATGGAGGGCAGATTCTTGCAGTAGTAGGTAGAGAAcctaatgatcaaatgatgaccaTTGCATTGGTTGTGGTTGAAATTGAGACTAAAGAGTCACGGGATAGGTTCCTTGATATTCTAGTTCAAGATTTAAGGGCCAGGAGTTTCAAACAATTCACTTTCATATCATATTAGGAAAAGGTATTTTTCTCTTTATCAATTTTTGAGCCACTGGCATGAACTTTATATTTAACTTTATTTCTATGTCCAGGGGCTATTACCTGCAATGAAAAAGGTGTTACCTATAGTTGACCATAGATTATGTGTAAGACACTTGTACAACAACTTCAGAAAGAGGTTTGCTGGAAAGTTGTTAAAGGACGTTGAAGTAAGTGAGGTGACCTACAAATACTTGTTGAAGATTCCTCCTAGATTTTGAAGAAAGTCTATGTTCAAGTATAATACTAAATGTGATGTGTTGGTGAATAATATGTTAGAAACATTTAATAGTGTAATATTTGGACCATGACAAAAGCCAATTGTAACAATGTTAGAGGAGATAAGAGGGTACCTCATGGATAGATGGGAAACTAATAGAATCAAGACTGGAGATTATAGTTGTTATGTACTTCCAAGAATTAAAAAGTGCTTGAAAGACAACAAGAAACCTCTATGTTCTTTATGGTTAGGTAATTCAATACCCGTTCCATTTAATTAACTCATAATTCTactttatttcatttattattaTCAACTAAACCATTGCATTTTATTATTAGAAACTAACTCATTGCATTTTATTTGCTATCAAGGTTATCTGGTGAGATGATTTATGAAGTAAGGCACATAAATGTGACTAGAGATAAATACACAATTAATCTCAACCAGGTGCAGTGCTCTTGTAGGAGTTGGATACTTATTTGAATTATATGCTACCATAAAATTACATGCATTCAAAGTAGAGTTGAAGACTCATCATATTACAGTCCTTCCTTCTATATGAAGGAGACTTACCAAGCTTACTATAGACCACTCATCTATCAAATCATTGGTGAAAACTTATGGGAAAAGACCATGTACCCCGACATATTGCCACCTCCTTCAAGAAGAGCACCAGAGaggcaaaaaagaagaagaaacaaaggTGTTGATGAAAAGAGAAGGGTTACAGTAATTGTAAGTAGGAAAACGCTGCCAAATAAATACTCAGTTTGTGGCAAATTTGACCACAACAGATGCTCATGTATGCCTAACTGCACCAAGATAACCTCACACACAATTTGAACAGGCCAAACACAACCAACCCCGTCAACACAATCCCAAACACAACCAACCCAATCAACACGACCACAAATACAACCAACCCAAGAGTACATTCAAGGCAATCACAAACAAACCAAAACCAAATTGTACAAGCCCAAACACAATAAATCCCAAGAGTCAAAACATGGAAATCATCAATAAGAACTCAAAACTAAATTGCTCAAGCCCAAACACAATCAACCCCAAGAGTCCAAACAAGGCTATCACCAAGAAGAAGCACTACAATAGTTCAATGACCAAGAAGAACTACACCTAAGCTACCCATAAGGATAAAATACTATTAGGATGTTATTTGGTGTATTTTGCTGAATTAAGATTATGTATTTTGTATGGTGTTTATGTATTTAGGATGCTATGTTGCTAAATTAGGattatgtattttggatggtgtttatgtattttgctgaATTAGgattatgtattttggatgaCTACTTAATGCATTTTGAcgctattttatatattttgggTGTTTGATTTAATGAAAGATGTTATGGTTAATTTATGGCTTTCTATGTTTAATCGATGAATCTTATGATATTCTATGCAATTTTCTGATAAATTGTTTTTACAGTTAACGTGTTTTAGTTACATCAGTATTCCACTTGTCATTTTAAAGTCTACCATAATGTAACACACATGTACTTTATGTTTTCTTTGGTGTAACAAACATATCCTTTATGTTTTCTTTAGTGTGATAAATATGTCCTCAAAGCTACATAAAATTGGACAGAATTTCACATTAACAAAGTCATTACCGCCACTACAAAAAAAAGTCTCAGTAGTGACGTGAATATCACgccacaaacaaaaaaaacacatcACAAACCAATATTTGCGACGTGATCATTTACGTCGCAGGaggcaaggtggcaacttttagtgacgtgattttcacttcactagtTAGTGAAGTAAAAATCACGTCGCAAAATTTGGACCAGGGATTAATGCACATTCAGTCAGAGCAGGCGTAGCAGCGTTTGGGTCAGAAAAAGCATttttagttgcgacgtgatttacatgttgtagcaacctgccctaaaaatatagcttttagagtcgctaccaattctgaagggcgaatagaaaaccctacgcagttaagagatcggggtaagttattataatcaggtcgagggaaggtgttaggcaccctcaaccctttcctattggctttgaatctaacggtcaagttttatggctaaaagaataggatttaatggctaaggaattgaataggggaaaaattgagattttagggagggggactcgccttggttatccaagtgcatACGTACCTCCTtaaggaggatcagagtctacgtggttcgggcacagggttgtacgcctttgaatttgatttgatatgatttgaaggtattttgagttaccttgtcgaagtctttgaaatgcgaagttcgaaggtattttgaattaccttatcgtagatttgaaaatcgcagtatcgaagagatgaagatctgtagtttcgtggtttagtgtgttttagatgtttggcgcacaaccctgattttaatttgttaccattagttgcaataatcaataggtttgattaccatggctaacagattgaagggaggattgctaaccactataatcgatagattcgattatcacgaatagcaaatgtgtgtattttaaataattaatttgatcattactcctcataatcaatagctttgattaaaaataataacgaattttataaagggaaatatgctaatcatcgtaaccaatagatttggttaaaaccatttagcaaaataaatgttattttaatttatatttaagaattaagtaattatttgattattacccaccgcgatcaattgatttaatcgaagcgaataataaattaaatcatattattttggctaaaaaactaatgggattggacaaaccctttGATAAActtttctagggttttttgtgatttatgattgttaaagctaattaaacaaattaatcgAAGAACTCGAATAATCGGGAATATAGtcggaaaaataataattataaccctaatctttatttattctaacctaattataattaaattatatatactaAAAAATGTATTATGATAATTAAACACttatgtaaataaaatataaataatatataaaaaaatgaaggAAACCTGGGCTGAGATCGTGTGTGGTAGCCTTTGAGGGAGTATGGTATGCAGCTGCGTGTCTCCAAGCGTTTGATCAAATCACTGGCGAAATCGTATGATGAGGATTGATGGTGCATTGTGAACGTACGGAGATTGCACGCGCTGGATCATGAAGGAacaattgagaaaaataaatattatggacccaaggatcgaacccaggtcctctTGATTCCAAACGCTTATGCTTCTCCATCCGTGCCAAATTTATTAATTGACAAAAGACTGAATATAAAGGAAAATATAGATAACACAAAGCAATTGAAGGGTCAGTCAACTGCCGGTCCCACGCCCATGCTTTTGTCCAATGACGTCGAGAGAGAGAAGATCAAGAACTTTGACCAGCGAATAGATCTGCGCCACGCATGGAGAGAGGATGTAAAGCCTTTGAGCCGCGAATGGTATGGCGCCACGCACGTCGTCTTCTTCCTTTCCCCTGCACTAAAAAACGCTGCAAATAATAGCTACGAATGTAGCTTTGAATCTGCTACGGTTCTGCAAAAATAATTCATAGCTAATAACCTGAGTTTTTAAAACCTGCGAAAACAGCCATGGATGGAAACAAAAGCGACCAAGGTCAACTAAAACAAGTTCTACAAGTTTAACGGAACAGTCCTTTTTGTCCAAAACGGCCTGGAACCTTGGACTCGAAGCTTCACAAACATGAAGCCCTAGCAATGGCAGGTTCAAATTCTTACGTCTCAGCCTTCATGTTAGGGACCTAACCTGTTCTAAATGATCATACGAACTGACACGGGTGATTAGAAACATTCAACAACGCATATAAATTACAGTATGACTCATGGAAAATAAACATAATTGAAGATAGCATATATGAATGTTTTACGTGAAAGGGATCGTGGCAAACCTCCAGTTCTTACCTTATGGATCTTCAGGAAGTGATTTAAACGTTTGGTTTGTATTGATGATGGCTGAAACAAGGATTATAGATTACACCTTCTCTTTGATATTTTGCACTTGAAACCCTAGCTGCCTCCTCCCAAAATTCCGTCCCCCTGGTACCTTCAGCTTATTTAGTATATATAGTGGATCTTTTTTAGGTCAAAATCCTTAGAAAAGATTAATGATTGGaatgataaatattttattgaaaatcaAGTTCCAATCTTTCTATTTTTAACTTAAATCTTCACCAAATTTGAGCCACTtgaaatatttagaaataatgcTGATTGTATGTTCAAGATTTCCTTCAAAAATATATGCAAGCATTCCTTAGATGTTttcccattatttatttattttaaattgaatttaaataaataaatttcaaaataaaagaataaaactaaTGGAAATCACAAGAATGGACATATGGGCCTTGCATGAGATTAGAATCATGTTAGAAATCCAaaatttaggcccattagtcaaaataattaaacttgctcactttgcatcttatgcatttcctcaaaatcgcctaacttgtacaacttgtatcttgcttacattttgaaatatgaaagtgttcttggccTTTTTGGAAAggttagagagtcctctaaatgacctttttggttttacttcaattgaagcttccatactcaagttatgagctttgacctaaaaggtgtttttgttgacttttgtggAGGACCTACAATGTATTGGACTATATCTCTCAAAAGAAAgcctttctggccttggcttgtgagagacaaagttgtagagaatcaaatttccttcagaataggctttgagtgaggaatttctgatactccatgtagaagttatggccagtcaaagttgagttgacttttcctatgaaaaactctaatttgaacctttgcatttgttcatctctgagtttttattaatggatcatgatcaacctttgatcaaatgatggatatgacctcacatacttgatgttgaccaaaaaatcttgaagtttgactgtattttgactatagttgacttttaggtcaacacagtcgattattaatcatctgagccattgagtgggaAATCTTTGGGATTAAAGCTTAATAATTGTCATGGAGATacattgagacatatgagacatcttgagatccatttgaggccttagaaattcaaaagcctttgataaagtgcaaaccctagctttgagaccctcgattaggagaaagtGACTTGAATGGTCCTTTGAACctagagccattgaagatgagtagaggagggcaaa
Encoded proteins:
- the LOC131655018 gene encoding endochitinase A2-like; this encodes MKRLAINQLSALVVVILVVIGSSRWCLADKAQCGSQAGGALCPNQLCCSAWGFCGSTPIYCGDGCQSQCPGTSPSPPPLPPSPPPPPPSPPPPPPRPPLPEEYLISRKDFNEMLKNRDDNRCEGKGFYTYGAFIEAAISFPKFGNEGYREDSKKREIAAFFGQTSFETIADVDLEDETYPVEWGYCFVRQKNPTKNYCEPSSEFPCASGKDYYGRGPFQIRGNEVYGKCGKEIGVDLLNNPDLVATDPVVSFKTAIWFWMTPPLPLYGQYLPSSHDVMAIIWTPSSLDLSLGRFPGYGMTTFVVTHAQQIYDECGLGYITVREYCRILFFGRYCDILGVDYGVSHGDEVSCMTSKTQSLIGST